TCATTACACAAAATTTGAACTAAAAACACTTTAAAACTTTTGTGTCATGAGAAAAAGACAAATTTTCATTAGTGACAAACTTATTACTCAATTCATATAATTCAGAGTTACATGATTCGAAATTTTTGGATAAGTAAACACAGTAGTTGGAGGTAGGAAAATAGAATTTTTTTTGAAGTACTGTAAGGGTGGTCATTTTTCGCAATCGACACAATGCTCCAAATTCAACAATAAACAGCCACTACCTGATTAACGTCCCTTGCATTTTGTTTGAGTCACATGACTAATGTTTTTTCACAAGCATATGTCCACCTGTTTTTCAGGACAAAGTTAATGAACTAGTTTCAGCCTGCCAGTCTTTGAACTAGTTTGAATCACATGTTATTTAATCTCAGTTGAAGCAAACACTACAGAAAACCCCTGGACTAAAAGAATCAGGCATGATAGGGAAGGCATCTAAACTGAACAAATATTTTAGGAAAGAATTGCACATATTCCAAGAATAGTTGAACTTACATGTTGACGTACTCCACGCAGTAGCTGTCTTGCGTGAACCGGGGAGTAGTCCATAGGGGTCCAGCTCTGTTTCCTCGGAGGTACAAGGTTCTCATCCCATGTCACAAAGTAGACATCCCCATCAAGATCACTCCCAGATGCTTCATTGGGGTGTGGCCTCACACCTTTCTTAGGGAAGACCAAGCAATCAACAAGGTGATGCAGTTCAGGCACATCTACTGCTTCAAGGATACGGACATCCCCTGGATGAAGGCAGGGATTCTTTGCCATCACAATGGTACCTACAATGACCTCTGCACTTTTGTTTCCCGAGGAAAATATTGAGCCATGCTTCCCAAAATATTTGTTGAGTGACGGCACTGAGGCCCGAACAAAGCATTGTCCTTGCTCAAGGATCCCAAGTTCATCAAGGCAGCCCATCAACCACCTTCCCTTAGGCACAAAAATCTTTGTTTTCTCCAAAAGACCCTGCAGCTGTGAGGACTTGATAGCTAAAAGCATTGCCTTCAGGTGTGGCTCAGTTTCAGGAGTAAACCCAGCACTAAGCATCAGTCCTGGGATGGTTCCATGCTCAGAGCAACTTGTTGTTACAACCTGGTAAGCAGCATCTCTGTCTGATAAAATCCTGTCGAGATTATGAAGCATTGCCCCCTGCATTTGCCAAAAGATAGAATCTGGTACACCCAAGGAGGTCAGCAATGTTATAATCTGGCGGTTCAAGAATGCAGGTTGGAACTTTGTCCAGGACACAACTTCTAACACTGAGTGGGTAGACTCAAACTTCCTCATGCTTGGCCTAAGGGAAATCCGTATCCCATCATTTTGTCCTGGCCAAACAGCTAAAACACCCTTGAATCCTGCATATCTAATCTGGTACGCAGATGGGGGATAATTATGCATCAGAGGCAACCTCTTAGCAACTTCCATTGCGAGACCTGGAGTGATTTTGCCAATTCCATCAGAGAAATTGTGCCCGTTATGCTCAACATCCTCAAGAAACTCATTGACCTCATAAGGTTGGATTAATACTGTTGCATATGAAGATGTGAAGCACTGCCCCATTCGAGCAGCGTGTTTTGCGACATTATTACTCGGGAACTGTCCCATCCACTCTCTAATGCTTGCAGTAGTTGTTGTCCCATCCTCTGCAAAGAACCAAGCTGATCTTTTCCTCAGCTGGTTCGATGAGAATGCAAGGAATGAGTACTTCCTGCCACACATGTGGAAACCTTTTGTCAAAATTGTTCGGACACGCCTATGAACTGTTGTCTTCTGCTGGAGCGAGTTTGACATCATGTCCTTGACTATTGGTGCTGCATAGAGGTTCAGCGCATTGATGTTCAGCGGCTGCATACCCTCATCCATGAATGTTACCCTCAGGAACCGGTCTGCCACTCGATGATAATGTCTGATAACGCGGTTAGAGAGCTCCACCTGAGGCGGCAGGCAATACGCCCTGGTGGGAGTGATCACCATACTCCGCACCTCGGCATTGTGATCACCAGTAACCTTTCTGCTGCTGTGAAGACGAAGAAGTTTGTTGTTCTCAGCAGCCCTAATCTGCACATTCTTTAGCCTCCGGCATAAGTAGAACACTTGAAATTTTTCTCCCAACAGTTCCGTCAACGCAGCCACATTCACATCATCTTCTTCTTTCTCCAGCAAGCCGAAGAACTCCGATGTGAGCTGGTGTTCATTCACTATTCCCTTGTGCACCAGCACATTGACCAAGAACAACACCGGAAACCTTAGCCCCTCATACTGCACGCTGAAGAACAGGTCATCCGTTGGTTGCCCGAACGCCTGCTCGTCGTTCACATTGAGCCCCCGACACCCGATGCCACACAACAGGACAGGCACTTGCTGGCCCTTCATGTAGGCCAGCGCGTCCTTCATCTCTGGCCAGAGCCACGTCTTGAACGAGACCCTGTACACCCAGCACCGCCCGATCGCCCCGCTGGGGGTAATGTCGGTCGTCCGTATCCacgggtcgtcgtcgtcgtcgtcgagcagGTCGAACGGCACCGGCTGGTGAACGTCGTCGGCCGCCGTGCGGTAGTACAGCAGGGGCGCGGCCGAGAGCCGGAGGAGGAGCGAGTCGTCGTTCTGGAACGCCAGGACCTCGGCGACGTCGAGGAAGGAGAACTCGAGCTTGACGTCGCAGCGCAGCACGGCGGAGGCCCCGCGGGATCCCGGGAACTCGAATGCGGCGTCGCGGGAGAACACGAGGCGGCAGGTGTCGTCGAGCGGGTCGACCACGAAGTCGAGCCCCCCGGGCGCGGCGGAGTCCCCCGGCTCCGGGGCGCGCCAGGCGACGGCGAAGTCGTCGGGCTCCCAGAGGTTCCCCACCTCGGCGCGCGAGCCCGCGAAGCGGAAGGGCTCGGCGCCCCGGCGGCGGGCCGCGCGGCGGAGGGAGCCGCCGtgggcggggcgcgcgcgctTTACGAGGAGCtcggagccggcggcggcgcggcgtgcggcCTCCGGCTCCGCGAAGTGGACGAAGGCGTGCGGGGGCATCGCGAGctcgcgcggcgccggcgcggcccgGAACGCGTCGTCGTCGTTCTCGCCGTCCCCGTccggggctcggcgccggcgcggcgctTGGCCCGTCCGGAGCGCGtccgcggcggggaggaggcgcTGGAAGTTGGGGTAGGAGTCGGGCGGCGTGGAGGAGTTCTTGACCCGGCAGCACCGGACCCGGCCGGCCACGGACTCCAAGTACCCGGCGAGGCCCCGCGCCGAGAGGCCGGCGTGGAAGCCGGCGACGCTGACCTgcgtggtggcggccggcggctcccGGCTCGTGGGCACCATTGGCGGGGCTTGCTTGCGCTACAACCGCGGCCGACGATGTTGGGGTTTTAACTCTAGGATGTTGGTTTCCAACACACCATCCATCagttggccgccgccggcttcGGTTGATGTGGTTTGAGCGGCGGCTCGTGGGAGGGAAGTAGGATTCGACGCGGACTCATCTTGGTCGCGTGTCTTTCACGATTTCGCGCTGATGCCGTTGTTTCGGGATGAGTTTTTCCTTCCGTGTTTGTAGCTGCCGCGTAGCAGATGGAACGTGCGTTACCCGTTATAGTAACAGATGGTGATGGCCTCACCAATCATACTCGGGAGTAACCTCATGAGATTAATTGTGGTTATTATCACCATGGCGTGCCGTTATGCAGTAAGCTCGGATAATTGGATCTTGTGTTTCGAGAATTATGCAAAGGATCAAAATCAACAAGGACATGTTTGCTGCATTAGATCAGAAGAGTAGTTGCCAAAAGTCAATTTTGCCCTCGCGACAACCAAAAGTCACTAGTTAGTCCCTAGGATAAAGGGAAAGAGAGAGCGGAGGGCACAATAGACCTCAGCAAAAAACACACTGGTAGTTTGTTATTCGTGGAACCAAACACACCAAAGTGCTAATAGTCGAACAGCTAATATTTGAACCCATCCTAGAAATTAGGCTGTTTTAGCGGCACCTAACAATTGGACCTAGTCCATCGAAACGGACCCCAAATCTCTCTAATAATAATGTAAAGGATAGTACAACAAAGGGACAAGAGCATAAATGTGGCAAACAAAACGTTGGTCCAGTACTTACTTGATtggagttttttttaaaaaaagatttGTACTTGCACAAGGTAGAGAACTGTGATGGTGGGGTTGGCGATGGAAAGAAAACCAACTTTTGAGAGGACAAGTGATGCGGCAGGACTCTCTTAAGAAGAAGCTCCCTGATAATCCTCAAGAACAGGAGAAGCTCCCTAATTTGTTTATGATTTGCAATGGACAATCCGAAGCGATGGCACAAAGCTTGGCGTCTCACCTTCACTTCAGGAATCGAGATGGGCAGATGAGAAAAAAGATTACCCAAACTTGTTCAACTTCGAAAGGCCAATAATCGGGGAGGTCTGGAGACGGCGCCCATGCCGACGGTACAGTGTTCGCGGAAGATGTGGGTGGCGCACGCAGGCAGGCTACGGGACAGGAGCTCGAGCATGACGTCGGCGACAGGCTTTTGACCGTCTGGTGGCTGGGTGGGCGGTGGTGGAATGCGCGGTGGCGGTCAGTGCCTGCTCGCCGCGTGGCGACGGTCGAATGCCCCGTCGTGCCGATtgacccggccggccggccggcgtccgGGGCGGCGAGGCGTGCTCGCTGCTCACACCGCCTTTACCTTCTGATCAGGATTTCCGGGTTGCAAGCAGGCAGATGTGGTCACGTCGAGAGTCGAGACATGCACGCTGCTGCTTCAAGATCGGCAACATCAGTTACTGCGTGGTCCCCGCTGCGGCAGGGAGGTTCCAAGGAGGTGTGGAATACATTCACATCAAACAAAAGCTACGAGGACGCGTACAAGGCACCCGTCCAGACACGAAACTTTCCCTGAAGACACCAACACCATCGTTTTGCATGGTCGGAGCACAAGGAAGGGTTCTGAACCTGCTGGCTATTAGTATGACAGGCAATCAGGGAACCAGGGGTACAAGTGGGATAGCTAGGTAACATGTTTTTTTACACCATTTGCAATTTCTCCTTGGCATGGCCGTATGGACATTACTCAAGCAGGGGCAACAATCTctcttttgttttctttttctgtCACGGAGCTTTTCTCCAACTATGGTAATAACGGAGCTCAAGAACAAGAACTATGGTCTATGCACACTGATGAAGAACAGGTTCAGCACACTcgcaaaaaagaagaagaaaaaaacagGTTCAGCACACtcgcaaaaaaagaaaagaaaagaaaaaaacagGTTCAGCACTGGCTGGCCGAACTTGGACTCGTCCAAGTACTCGACGGGCAGCCCCTGCTCCTCCATGTACTACGCCAGCGCGTCCATCATCGTGTCCAAGAGCCACGTCCTGAATGAACGAGAGATCCTGCACACCCCGCAACGCCCGatggcgccgcccgccgggcgTGACGTCGGTGGTCCGCATCCATGGGGCGTCGTCGTGTCGAGGAGGTCGAGGAACTCGAGCTTGGCTGGCGTCGCGCCTGTCGCAACGGAGGAACTCCGCCGTCGAGTCGCCGGGGAGCGCGAGCGCGGCGTCGCTGGCGAACAGCAGCCGGAAGCGGCCGTAGGACGGGGCGAACACGAACACCAAGTCGAGCTCGGAggcggaggccgaggcgtcGTCTGGTCCGCGCAGCCAGGCGGCAAGGAAGGTGCCGCCGGGCGCCACGAGCTCCCCGACCTCGACGAGCGGGCCCGCGAATAAAAACGGCTGCTTGGCGTAGTCGTGGTCGCGGAGGTGGAGCCCAGACCATCCGGCGGCGCGGAAGTGGACGAAggcgtgcgcgcgcgtgcgaccgtacggcgacggcgcggcggcccgCTGGAAGTCGGTAGTAGGAGCCGGGGCCGGGCGGCACGCAGGAGGTCTTGACCCGGCAGCGGGCCCAGGACCTTGCCTACCGCCGCGATCTCCAAATAGCCGGTGAGGTCGTGCGCCGGGAGGCGGGCGTCGAAGCCGCGCAGGCTCACCCGCGTGGCGACCGCCGGCTCCCCTGGCGACTTCACCGTAGCGGCCGGCCGGGTTGggtcgtcgccgccggcggccaGACCGGCCCGGCGCTCAGTCTGCTATGTTTGTCACTTTGTGCTGATCCTGTTTGGACGATGGCTTCGGATAGGGGCGTTAGTGGTGACCATGACGGGTTGACGGCGACGATCCTTGGATTCGTTTCCTTGAACCATGCATGATTGTTTTCCGTGAGCAGTTGCATCATGCATGCATGGAACTACTGTGCTTAATTACCTCCCAGATCAGATACCTCCCGGGCAAAGATAGGTTCCTACATCAAACTTGTGCATGCCTCGAGATAACGATTGGTAGGTTCGCCGGTCAAACTTGTCTCCGATCCTACGATCACAAATGGAGTGCCCTATGGCGATAAGAGGTAATTGTTGCACGTTACTTTTGTATTGTACGTCAGTGCACAGTTTTATTGTAGAATTATCAAACTCCGAGAACTTGGTAACTATACCCATGAATTTTATGCGGATGAAACTCATCTCTCATCTTATAAAACTCTCCTTCATCTTTCCTCATAATGATACTGTCAAGTTATCAAAATTATTGCTGATGTGGTATATATTATTTAATGCTCATAAAACTCCCGATGAAATTCTCATTGAGACTAGCCTAAGTTATAAATGCTGGAATTTGATGTAACTATGACGTGTCTAGGGTAACGAGCTTTATGCATGTCACTGTTGATGGTTATCGctcattattattattattattcttTCTTCAGTAGTATATCTATTTAGTCCGGATAGAAAATGCATAATTTGCATATACATAAAAGCGCTTCTGGAATCAGGTCAAGCAACGAGCGACCCCGCTTCAAAAATACAAAAGTGATCTTTAGTTCAGATATGTATGGTTTATCTTTGAATATTGGCACCTGCCCTCACGTCCCCTCCTAGCCAACTTCTTCCCCTCGTCGCCACCAAAGAAGTACGCCAAAAAAGCTGATGGTCATAACATGAAAAATCAGTCTCATCTAATTGTTCCCCTTTGTCCAGTCTCTCTCGTGCCTTGCTCTCAAGCCTTCTGTGACGGAACCACGCAATTTAAACTGGCTCAAAAGCGCTCGATCATCCTTTATCTTAGGATAATCGAATCAACGCTCCTAAAACGGTGTAAATCCGGATCACTTGCACAAGGGCACAACATTTATTACACACACGATATCATACAACGATATGAAGGTTCAAGTTTATTACAACTTAAGAAACAAACTTAGTGCATAGAAACCGACACTACTGAGTTCAAACGGAAACCCTACAAGCTTAAGGGTACTCAGTCATTGGTTCTCATATACAACAAAAACAAACTTCCAGAGGTGTATGGACTCAACATACCCTCTGGGTCTTCGGGTCCTCACTGGGCCTCGCTGGCTGGCTCTATTGCAACAATCATCAAAGGCCTAAGTACGAAGGTTGTAACATCCCGCATTTTCACGGAATGTTACACGTTGAAAATTGCAATTTTCAAAAACCTTTTTTTGTTATGCTACTAGCAAGGATCCACCATAACAATGCTGTCAGCGTCAGGGGAACGGAGTCCCCAGCCCTGGACAGCCCTGGACAAATCAAAGATAGGTGGGCTAAAAGGCCCTCTTGGCCCATTAGCGATAAATGGGCCAAACTGAGGTGCCTCCTAGAGGACCCAAGACTGCGGGAGGCCAAGCACCTCCAACCCTCGGGAGGGGGCGGTTCCTTTGTAGGGAAGGGATCGCATGACAATGCATTTAATGCGCCCGCCCTACTACAACCGGGCGAGGCCCGTGAGCGACGCCCCTTCCCCGTAAAACCACATGATTACGGGGGAGGTGTGCTCTTAGATGGTGCAGCGACTGGGATAAAGGGAGCCTCCCCGCCCGGGTCACGTCGCGTCGTCTGGCGATAGGTGGTGGTGTGGCCCCCGCCACTCACACCTCTCGTTACATCGGATACACGTGGGGAGGAGCATCTGCGGTCACGGGCAACGCACAGAAAAGATCCCAAGCGATGCACAGAGCCCGAGAGAGATCCCGAAGGGACCTCGGGTGACGACAGTCCTGGTCCACGGCGCAGGACCCTGCCTGGCGGGCGGGCGCCACTTACAAGCCGGCGCCCCTCATTAGGCGCCGCATTCACACTTGAGGCGGTAAGCCTCTTCCCGGAGTCCACAGGGAAGGCTATAAATAGAATAGATGGGCAATATGTAAAGGGGATCCGATCCGATCAATCCGAACTCAAACTCAGCTGAATACTACCACCAGCtccacaggacgtagggtgttacactcacagcggcccgaacctatctaaaccccTTTGTTTCCTGATCGTCATACGGCCGGAATCCTACTGCATGTTACACCCCTGACCGAATCTCTAAACGGGGGTTCCCACGAATCCCTGCTTGCGGTACTCACCCACCGAGAgttggcgtgccaggtagggggtgTTGGCACGTAGGATCTCCATCCCGGACGAAGAACCTTCAAGAGAAACCATGGCGAACCGCTCTAATCGTTCCGACGGAGAGAGCAATGATGATGATGCCCCCGGATGGGGCCATCCAATGCGCCGCCTAGCGTGGGGGCAGTGGAACCACATCCCCTCGCACCAGGCAGGTGCCGGCTGGCGTCAATAATCACGGCGCTGCCTTGACTTGATGCTCCCACATCCGTCTCTGGAGGCACCGCCTCCGCCAATGTCAGGTTCGCCCAGTTCCTGGTTGAGGCCTGGAAGCGGGCGGCCCTGCAGGCGTCTTGGGCACAAGGGCAGCTCGACCTCTGCGGCGTTCCCCCTAGGGAAGCACTGGTGGCGGCCCGCGCGCTCCTACGCCACCCCTCGGTGAGAGTAGAGCCCGCCACGCCCGAGGGGAAGTGGCTCGATGAGCTGGCCAGCCTCGTCAGGAAGGCGTGCCCGAGGCCGGGGGCTTATGGCTCCTACGCTATCGCCGGAGGTCCCTCCTATGGACTCCCGGCCGCCGTCGCGGTAGCCCACTCCTGGCCGAGCGCGCATCGGCAGGTCACGCGACTTGCACTCCCTCCTCGACGAGAAGAGAGCCGGTGGAGACGTCCGGACTACCCTCGAGCATACACACGAATGGCGCCGAGAGGCCGAGGAGGATCATGCCTCGTCCGGCTCCCCCGCGCAGGAAAACTAGGGGCGGGGCGGCTCCACCGGCGATGACGACATTGGTCCCTACGGGACCGGGTGCCGGGCCTTCACTGCAGACTTGCGGCGGGTCAACTGGCCCACCAAGTTCCGTTCGGATATCCCAAAGAAATATGATGGTACCATAGACCCTAAGGAGTTCCTCCAGATCTACACCACGGCCATCCAGGCTGTGGGTAGGGAGCCTTAGGTTATGGCCAACTACTTCCACGTGGCCCTCAGGGGTACCGCGAGGTCCTAGCTGATGAACCTCCCGCTAAGATTTATCGGCTCTTGGGGCAAACTATGCCAACAGTTCGTCACCAACTTTTCTGGGTCGTTTAACCAATTCGGGATCCGAGGAGATCTCCTTGCGGTCAGACAATGCAAAAGCGAAACGCTGCGATAGTACATCCAGCATTTCAGCCAGGTGCGTAACACCATTCCCTGCATTTTGCCATCTGCCATCATATTAGTGTTTAGCGAAGGGGTCACCAACAAGCGTTTGGTGGGGAAGCTCGGGACGCACAACGTCGAGACCATTGCCAAGCTGTTCGCCCTGGTGGACAAGTGCGCCCAGGAAGCAGAGGCTCATAACAGTACCGAACGGCGCAACGCACCCGAGGAGCCCGCCTCCCTAAAGTGCAGTAGGCCCggcaacaagaagaacaagcggaaGGCTATCGCTGCCC
The Panicum hallii strain FIL2 chromosome 6, PHallii_v3.1, whole genome shotgun sequence genome window above contains:
- the LOC112898051 gene encoding probable RNA-dependent RNA polymerase SHL2, producing MVPTSREPPAATTQVSVAGFHAGLSARGLAGYLESVAGRVRCCRVKNSSTPPDSYPNFQRLLPNDDDAFRAAPAPRELAMPPHAFVHFAEPEAARRAAAGSELLVKRARPAHGGSLRRAARRRGAEPFRFAGSRAEVGNLWEPDDFAVAWRAPEPGDSAAPGGLDFVVDPLDDTCRLVFSRDAAFEFPGSRGASAVLRCDVKLEFSFLDVAEVLAFQNDDSLLLRLSAAPLLYYRTAADDVHQPVPFDLLDDDDDDPWIRTTDITPSGAIGRCWVYRVSFKTWLWPEMKDALAYMKGQQVPVLLCGIGCRGLNVNDEQAFGQPTDDLFFSVQYEGLRFPVLFLVNVLVHKGIVNEHQLTSEFFGLLEKEEDDVNVAALTELLGEKFQVFYLCRRLKNVQIRAAENNKLLRLHSSRKVTGDHNAEVRSMVITPTRAYCLPPQVELSNRVIRHYHRVADRFLRVTFMDEGMQPLNINALNLYAAPIVKDMMSNSLQQKTTVHRRVRTILTKGFHMCGRKYSFLAFSSNQLRKRSAWFFAEDGTTTTASIREWMGQFPSNNVAKHAARMGQCFTSSYATVLIQPYEVNEFLEDVEHNGHNFSDGIGKITPGLAMEVAKRLPLMHNYPPSAYQIRYAGFKGVLAVWPGQNDGIRISLRPSMRKFESTHSVLEVVSWTKFQPAFLNRQIITLLTSLGVPDSIFWQMQGAMLHNLDRILSDRDAAYQVVTTSCSEHGTIPGLMLSAGFTPETEPHLKAMLLAIKSSQLQGLLEKTKIFVPKGRWLMGCLDELGILEQGQCFVRASVPSLNKYFGKHGSIFSSGNKSAEVIVGTIVMAKNPCLHPGDVRILEAVDVPELHHLVDCLVFPKKGVRPHPNEASGSDLDGDVYFVTWDENLVPPRKQSWTPMDYSPVHARQLLRGVRQHDIIDFFLRNMVSEILGPISNAHVVHADRSKYGAMDDKCIQLAELAATAVDFPKTGKIVTMPPFLRPQEYPDFMGKEDDISYKSEKILGRLYRSIQQYMLVRSLEDFSRNDVPYDTNLEVPGASLFLEDAWQCKCLYESKLNRLLNQYSVRTEAELVTGEIWSLTERNKRRKNEIKERLKHAYSKLHQEFRNIFESIGADHGESPEEKKVLVYEMKASAWYQVTYHPKWIQALRETSEFDGKEMPARLSFPWIAVDYLTRIKIRRRGQADAISRDRGLRFKRQFSEGCEVSWMPEARPLYHFALPT